A DNA window from Pseudomonas wuhanensis contains the following coding sequences:
- the pyrH gene encoding UMP kinase: MAQQGSGYQARYKRILLKLSGEALMGSEEFGIDPKVLDRMALEVGQLVGIGVQVGLVIGGGNLFRGAALSAAGMDRVTGDHMGMLATVMNALAMRDALERANISAIVMSAISMVGVTDHYDRRKAMRHLNAKEVVIFAAGTGNPFFTTDSAACLRAIEIDADVVLKATKVDGVYTADPFKDPHAEKFDHLTYDEVLDRKLGVMDLTAICLCRDHKMPLRVFNMNKPGALLNIVHGGAEGTLIEEGQQ, from the coding sequence ATGGCTCAGCAGGGCAGTGGTTATCAGGCTCGCTATAAACGCATTCTACTCAAGCTTAGCGGCGAGGCCCTGATGGGCTCGGAAGAGTTCGGGATCGACCCCAAAGTTCTGGATCGCATGGCTCTGGAAGTTGGCCAACTGGTCGGCATCGGTGTTCAGGTCGGTCTGGTGATCGGTGGTGGCAACCTGTTCCGCGGCGCGGCGCTCAGCGCGGCGGGCATGGATCGGGTTACTGGCGACCACATGGGCATGCTGGCCACTGTGATGAACGCCCTGGCGATGCGCGATGCGCTGGAACGTGCCAATATCTCGGCCATCGTGATGTCGGCCATTTCCATGGTTGGCGTGACCGATCACTATGATCGCCGCAAAGCCATGCGTCACCTGAACGCCAAGGAAGTCGTGATTTTCGCGGCCGGTACCGGTAATCCGTTCTTCACCACGGATTCGGCAGCCTGTTTGCGTGCAATCGAAATCGACGCTGACGTCGTGCTCAAGGCAACCAAGGTCGATGGCGTTTACACGGCTGATCCATTCAAAGACCCGCATGCCGAGAAGTTCGATCATCTGACTTATGATGAAGTACTGGATCGCAAGCTGGGCGTGATGGATCTGACGGCCATTTGCCTGTGCCGCGACCACAAGATGCCGTTGCGCGTATTTAACATGAACAAGCCCGGCGCCCTGCTGAACATCGTACATGGCGGCGCTGAAGGGACCCTGATCGAGGAAGGCCAACAATGA
- the tsf gene encoding translation elongation factor Ts — translation MAEITAALVKELRERTGEGMMDCKKALTKAGGDIEKAIDDMRASGAIKAAKKAGNVAAEGAIALKEDGKSAVLLEVNSQTDFLALQDDFKAFVASSVEKAFADKLTDVAPLVEAQEADRLVLVGKVGENVNIRRLARVEGDVVGGYLHGNKIGVAVVLKGGNVELAKDIAMHVAATNPEFLLPSEVSAEAIEREKGVFLTLNADKIAGKPENIVENMVKGRISKFLAEASLVEQAFVKNPEIKVGELAKKAGAEIVSFTYFKVGEGIEKPVDNFAEEVAAQLAAAKQ, via the coding sequence ATGGCAGAGATTACTGCAGCGTTGGTCAAAGAACTGCGCGAGCGTACCGGCGAAGGCATGATGGATTGCAAAAAGGCCTTGACCAAGGCCGGCGGCGACATCGAAAAAGCCATTGATGACATGCGTGCTTCGGGCGCCATCAAGGCTGCCAAAAAAGCTGGCAACGTTGCCGCTGAAGGCGCGATCGCTCTTAAAGAAGACGGTAAATCCGCCGTTCTGCTGGAAGTGAACTCGCAGACCGACTTCCTGGCCCTGCAAGACGACTTCAAGGCATTTGTTGCTTCCAGCGTAGAAAAGGCATTCGCTGACAAGCTGACTGATGTCGCTCCGCTGGTCGAAGCTCAAGAAGCCGATCGCCTGGTTCTGGTCGGCAAGGTTGGCGAAAACGTCAACATCCGTCGCCTGGCTCGCGTTGAAGGTGATGTTGTTGGTGGTTACCTGCACGGCAACAAGATCGGTGTCGCGGTTGTTCTCAAGGGCGGCAACGTTGAGCTGGCCAAGGACATCGCTATGCACGTAGCGGCCACCAACCCTGAATTCCTGCTGCCATCGGAAGTTTCCGCTGAAGCGATCGAGCGCGAGAAAGGCGTGTTCCTGACCCTCAACGCTGACAAGATCGCTGGCAAGCCAGAAAACATCGTTGAAAACATGGTCAAAGGTCGTATCAGCAAGTTCCTGGCTGAAGCGAGCCTGGTTGAGCAGGCGTTCGTCAAGAACCCTGAAATCAAGGTCGGCGAACTGGCCAAGAAAGCCGGTGCTGAAATCGTTTCTTTTACCTACTTCAAAGTAGGCGAAGGCATCGAGAAGCCGGTCGACAACTTCGCTGAAGAAGTTGCTGCCCAGCTGGCTGCCGCCAAGCAATAA
- the rpsB gene encoding 30S ribosomal protein S2, whose protein sequence is MSQVNMRDMLKAGVHFGHQTRYWNPKMGKYIFGARNKIHIINLEKTLPMFNEALTFVERLAQGKNKILFVGTKRSAGKIVAEEAARCGSPYVDHRWLGGMLTNFKTIRASIKRLRDLEVQAEDGTFAKLTKKEALMRTRDLEKLDRSLGGIKDMGGLPDALFVIDVDHERIAITEANKLGIPVIGVVDTNSSPEGVDYIIPGNDDAIRAIQLYMGSMADAVIRGRNHVAGGTEQFVEEAPAAAAE, encoded by the coding sequence ATGTCCCAAGTCAACATGCGCGATATGCTGAAGGCCGGTGTGCACTTCGGTCACCAGACCCGTTACTGGAACCCGAAAATGGGTAAGTACATTTTCGGCGCGCGTAACAAGATTCACATTATCAACCTTGAAAAAACCCTGCCAATGTTCAACGAAGCTCTGACTTTCGTAGAGCGTCTGGCCCAGGGCAAAAACAAGATTCTGTTCGTCGGCACCAAGCGTTCCGCTGGCAAGATCGTTGCTGAAGAAGCAGCACGTTGCGGTTCGCCGTACGTCGATCACCGCTGGTTGGGCGGCATGCTGACCAACTTCAAAACCATCCGTGCTTCCATCAAGCGTCTGCGTGACCTTGAAGTACAAGCCGAAGACGGTACTTTCGCCAAGCTGACCAAGAAAGAAGCGCTGATGCGCACTCGCGATCTTGAGAAGCTGGATCGTTCCCTGGGTGGTATCAAGGACATGGGCGGTCTGCCAGACGCTCTGTTCGTTATCGACGTTGATCACGAGCGCATCGCGATCACCGAAGCCAACAAGCTGGGCATCCCGGTTATCGGCGTAGTCGATACCAACAGCAGCCCGGAAGGCGTTGACTACATTATCCCAGGCAACGATGACGCAATCCGCGCTATCCAGCTGTACATGGGTTCGATGGCTGACGCTGTAATCCGCGGTCGCAACCACGTTGCTGGCGGCACCGAGCAGTTCGTTGAAGAAGCTCCGGCAGCTGCAGCTGAGTAA
- the map gene encoding type I methionyl aminopeptidase, with product MTVTLKTPEDIAKMRIAGKLAADVLEMIADYVKPGVTTEELDRICHDYIVNEQKAIPAPLNYKGFPKSICTSINHVVCHGIPNEKPLKDGDTLNIDVTVIKDGYHGDTSRMFHVGSVPVWAERLSQVTQECMYKAIELVKPGCRLGDIGEVIQKHAEKNGFSVVREFCGHGIGKVFHEEPQILHYGRAGTGMELKAGMTFTIEPMINQGKADTKVLGDGWTAITKDRKLSAQWEHTLLVTETGYEIFTLRSDDTIPRVSA from the coding sequence ATGACCGTCACCCTCAAAACCCCAGAGGACATCGCAAAAATGCGGATCGCCGGCAAATTGGCCGCCGACGTGCTGGAAATGATTGCTGATTATGTCAAACCGGGTGTCACCACCGAAGAGCTGGACCGCATCTGCCACGACTACATCGTCAATGAGCAGAAAGCCATCCCTGCCCCGCTCAACTACAAGGGCTTTCCGAAGTCAATCTGCACCTCGATCAACCACGTGGTCTGCCACGGCATCCCGAACGAGAAACCGTTAAAGGATGGTGACACGCTGAACATCGACGTCACTGTGATCAAGGACGGCTACCACGGCGACACCAGCCGCATGTTCCACGTCGGTTCCGTTCCGGTCTGGGCCGAGCGTCTGTCCCAGGTGACTCAGGAATGCATGTACAAGGCCATCGAACTGGTCAAACCCGGCTGCCGCCTGGGCGATATCGGTGAAGTGATCCAGAAGCACGCGGAAAAGAACGGCTTCTCGGTGGTTCGCGAGTTCTGCGGCCACGGCATCGGCAAGGTGTTCCACGAAGAACCGCAGATCCTGCACTACGGCCGCGCCGGCACCGGCATGGAACTGAAAGCCGGCATGACCTTCACCATCGAGCCGATGATCAACCAGGGCAAGGCCGACACCAAGGTGCTGGGCGATGGCTGGACCGCCATCACCAAGGATCGCAAGCTGTCGGCTCAGTGGGAACACACCCTGCTGGTGACCGAAACCGGCTACGAGATCTTCACCCTGCGCAGCGACGATACGATCCCGCGCGTTTCGGCCTGA
- a CDS encoding [protein-PII] uridylyltransferase, translated as MPQVDPELFDRGQFQAELALKASPIAAFKKAIRQAREVLDERFRSGRDIRRLIEDRAWFIDNILQQAWEQFNWSEDADIALVAVGGYGRGELHPYSDIDLLILLDSADHEIFRDSIERFLTLLWDIGLEVGQSVRSVDECAVEARADLTVVTNLMESRTICGPERLRQRMLDVTSTAHMWPSKEFFLAKRAEQKARHHKYNDTEYNLEPNVKGSPGGLRDIQTILWVARREYGTLNLRALAGEGFLVESENALLASSQEFLWKVRYALHMLAGRSEDRLLFDHQRSIAGLLGFAGNDAKQAIENFMQQYYRVVMSIAQLSDLIIQHFEEVILAPEDEAPPQPINSRFQLHDGYIEARNDNVFRRTPFAMLEIFVLMAQQPEIKGVRADTIRLLRENRHLIDDDFRNDIRNTSLFIELFKCKIGIHRNLRRMNRYGILGRYLPEFGFIVGQMQHDLFHIYTVDAHTLNLIKHLRKLQYTQVSEKFPLASKLMAKLPKPELIYLAGLYHDIGKGRHGDHSEIGAVDAEAFCQRHQLPIWDSRLIVWLVQNHLVMSTTAQRKDLSDPHVIHDFAQTVGDETRLDYLYVLTVADINATNPTLWNSWRASLLRQLYTETKRALRRGLENPVDREEQIRQTQSAALDILVRGGNDPDDVEQLWAQLGDDYFLRHTAGDVAWHTDAILQQPADGGPLVLIKETTQREFEGGTQIFIYAPDQHDFFAVTVAAMDQLNLNIHDARVITSSSQFTLDTYIVLDTDGDSIGDNPARVKQIREGLTEALRNPDNYPTIIQRRVPRQLKHFAFAPQVTIHNDAQRPVTVLELSAPDRPGLLARIGTIFLEFDLSLQNAKIATLGERVEDVFFITDANNQPLSDPLLCSRLQDAIVEQLSVSQEPDIKLSRISI; from the coding sequence ATGCCGCAGGTGGATCCCGAACTCTTCGACCGCGGCCAGTTCCAGGCTGAACTGGCCCTGAAAGCAAGCCCTATTGCTGCTTTCAAGAAGGCGATCCGTCAGGCCCGCGAAGTGCTCGACGAGCGGTTTCGCAGTGGCCGGGATATTCGCCGGCTGATCGAGGATCGCGCCTGGTTTATCGACAATATCCTGCAACAGGCCTGGGAACAGTTTAACTGGAGCGAAGACGCCGATATCGCCCTCGTGGCGGTCGGTGGCTACGGTCGCGGCGAGCTGCACCCCTATTCCGACATCGATCTGCTGATTTTGCTGGACAGCGCCGATCACGAAATTTTTCGGGATTCCATCGAACGCTTTCTGACGTTGCTGTGGGACATCGGCCTGGAAGTCGGCCAGAGCGTTCGTTCGGTGGACGAATGCGCCGTCGAGGCCCGTGCCGACCTGACGGTCGTCACCAATCTGATGGAAAGCCGCACCATTTGCGGCCCCGAGCGGTTGCGCCAGCGCATGCTGGATGTCACCAGCACCGCGCACATGTGGCCGAGCAAGGAATTCTTCCTGGCCAAACGCGCCGAGCAAAAGGCCCGTCACCACAAATACAATGACACTGAATACAACCTGGAACCCAACGTCAAAGGCTCGCCCGGTGGCCTTCGGGATATTCAGACGATTCTGTGGGTGGCCCGTCGTGAATACGGCACCCTGAACCTGCGGGCTCTGGCGGGCGAAGGTTTCCTGGTGGAGAGCGAAAACGCCCTGCTGGCCTCGTCCCAGGAGTTTCTGTGGAAGGTACGTTACGCCCTGCACATGCTCGCCGGCCGCTCCGAAGACCGCCTGCTGTTCGATCACCAGCGCTCGATTGCGGGATTGCTGGGTTTCGCAGGCAATGACGCCAAGCAAGCCATCGAAAACTTCATGCAGCAGTACTACCGGGTGGTCATGAGCATTGCCCAGCTCAGCGACCTGATCATCCAGCACTTCGAAGAAGTGATCCTGGCCCCCGAAGACGAAGCGCCACCACAACCGATCAACTCGCGGTTCCAGCTGCACGACGGCTACATCGAGGCGCGTAACGACAACGTGTTCCGCCGTACGCCATTCGCCATGCTCGAGATCTTTGTGCTGATGGCCCAGCAACCGGAGATCAAAGGCGTACGCGCCGATACCATCCGCCTGCTGCGGGAAAATCGTCATCTTATCGACGACGATTTTCGCAACGACATTCGTAATACCAGCCTGTTCATCGAGCTGTTCAAGTGCAAGATCGGCATCCACCGCAATCTGCGGCGGATGAACCGTTACGGCATCCTTGGGCGCTATCTGCCAGAGTTCGGCTTCATTGTCGGGCAGATGCAGCATGACCTGTTTCATATCTATACGGTCGATGCCCATACCCTGAATCTGATCAAGCACTTGCGTAAGCTGCAGTACACCCAGGTGTCGGAAAAATTCCCGTTGGCCAGCAAGCTCATGGCCAAACTGCCCAAACCCGAACTGATTTACCTGGCCGGCCTGTACCACGACATCGGCAAAGGCCGGCATGGCGATCATTCGGAAATCGGCGCCGTGGATGCCGAAGCCTTTTGCCAGCGCCACCAATTGCCGATCTGGGACAGCCGCCTGATCGTGTGGCTGGTGCAGAACCATCTGGTGATGTCGACCACGGCCCAGCGCAAGGACCTTTCCGACCCGCACGTGATCCACGATTTCGCGCAGACCGTCGGCGATGAAACCCGCCTCGATTATCTGTATGTGCTGACCGTTGCAGACATCAACGCAACCAACCCGACGCTGTGGAATTCCTGGCGCGCGAGCCTGTTGCGCCAGCTTTACACCGAGACCAAGCGCGCCTTGCGTCGCGGCCTGGAAAACCCGGTGGACCGCGAAGAGCAGATCCGCCAGACCCAGAGCGCGGCACTGGACATCCTGGTACGCGGCGGCAACGATCCGGACGATGTCGAGCAGCTCTGGGCGCAATTGGGTGATGACTATTTCCTGCGCCACACCGCTGGCGACGTGGCCTGGCACACCGACGCGATCCTGCAGCAGCCGGCCGACGGCGGCCCGCTGGTACTGATCAAGGAAACCACCCAGCGCGAGTTCGAGGGCGGTACGCAGATCTTCATCTATGCACCGGATCAACACGACTTCTTCGCCGTGACCGTGGCGGCGATGGACCAGCTCAATCTGAACATTCACGACGCCCGGGTCATCACTTCCAGCAGCCAGTTCACCCTCGACACCTATATCGTGCTCGACACCGATGGCGACTCGATCGGCGACAACCCGGCACGGGTCAAGCAGATCCGCGAAGGCCTGACCGAAGCCCTGCGCAATCCGGACAACTACCCGACCATCATCCAGCGTCGGGTACCGCGCCAGCTCAAGCATTTCGCGTTTGCGCCACAGGTGACGATCCACAACGACGCCCAGCGTCCGGTGACGGTGCTGGAGCTCAGTGCGCCCGACCGCCCTGGGCTGCTGGCACGGATCGGGACGATTTTCCTAGAGTTCGATCTGTCGCTGCAAAACGCCAAGATCGCCACCTTGGGCGAGCGCGTGGAAGACGTGTTCTTCATCACCGACGCGAACAATCAGCCGCTATCCGACCCGTTGCTGTGCAGCCGTTTGCAGGATGCAATCGTCGAACAGCTGAGCGTCAGCCAGGAACCCGATATCAAACTTTCGCGCATTAGTATCTGA
- the dapC gene encoding succinyldiaminopimelate transaminase translates to MNNALNQLQPYPFEKLRALLGSVTPNPDKRAIALSIGEPKHRSPSFVAEALASNLDQMAVYPTTLGIPALREAIAAWCERRFSVPNDWLDPARNVLPVNGTREALFAFTQTVVNRGDDALVVSPNPFYQIYEGAAFLAGAKPHYLPCLDENGFNPDFDAVSPDIWKRCQILFLCSPGNPTGALIPVDTLKKLIALADEYDFVIAADECYSELYFDEQTPPPGLLSACVELGRKDFKRCVVFHSLSKRSNLPGLRSGFVAGDADILKGFLLYRTYHGCAMPVQTQLASVAAWNDEVHVRANRALYREKYDAVLEILSPVMDVQRPDGGFYLWPNVQGDDAAFCRDLFAEEHVTVVPGSYLSREADGVNPGAGRVRMALVAPLAECVEAAERIRNFVQRRK, encoded by the coding sequence ATGAACAACGCTCTGAACCAGTTGCAGCCCTACCCGTTCGAAAAGCTCCGCGCCCTGCTCGGCAGCGTCACGCCAAACCCGGACAAACGCGCCATTGCGCTGTCCATCGGCGAGCCGAAACACCGTTCGCCGAGCTTCGTCGCCGAAGCGCTGGCGAGCAATCTGGATCAGATGGCCGTATATCCGACCACGCTCGGCATTCCGGCCCTGCGTGAAGCCATTGCCGCCTGGTGCGAACGTCGCTTCAGCGTCCCGAACGACTGGCTCGACCCGGCGCGCAACGTACTGCCGGTCAACGGCACCCGTGAAGCGCTGTTCGCCTTCACCCAGACCGTGGTCAACCGTGGCGACGATGCCTTGGTAGTCAGCCCGAACCCGTTCTATCAGATCTATGAAGGCGCCGCGTTCCTGGCCGGGGCCAAGCCGCATTACCTGCCATGCCTGGATGAAAACGGCTTCAACCCGGATTTCGACGCCGTTTCGCCAGACATCTGGAAGCGCTGCCAAATCCTGTTCCTGTGCTCGCCGGGCAATCCGACCGGCGCGTTGATTCCGGTCGACACCCTGAAGAAGCTGATCGCCCTGGCCGACGAATACGACTTCGTGATCGCCGCCGACGAATGCTATAGCGAACTGTACTTCGACGAACAAACCCCACCGCCGGGCCTGCTCAGCGCCTGCGTGGAACTGGGCCGCAAGGACTTCAAGCGTTGCGTGGTGTTCCACAGCCTGTCCAAGCGCTCCAACCTGCCGGGCCTGCGTTCGGGCTTTGTGGCCGGTGATGCCGACATCCTCAAGGGCTTCCTGCTCTATCGCACCTACCACGGCTGCGCGATGCCGGTTCAGACCCAACTGGCCAGCGTTGCTGCATGGAATGATGAAGTGCATGTGCGCGCCAACCGCGCGCTGTACCGCGAGAAATACGATGCGGTGCTGGAGATTCTCAGCCCGGTGATGGATGTGCAGCGCCCGGATGGCGGTTTCTATCTGTGGCCGAACGTGCAAGGCGACGACGCGGCATTCTGCCGGGATCTGTTTGCCGAGGAACACGTGACCGTGGTGCCGGGCTCTTACCTGTCCCGTGAAGCGGATGGCGTCAACCCGGGCGCCGGGCGTGTACGGATGGCGCTGGTTGCACCGCTGGCGGAGTGCGTGGAAGCCGCCGAACGAATTCGTAACTTCGTACAGCGCCGCAAATAA